The sequence CCCGGAGCGCCGCCGCGCGGTGCGCGTACATCGAGACGCCCTTGGTCGCGTGTATCAGGAGGTCCTGGAGCGTCGCCGTGTCCGCGTCCTTGCCGCACACGCCGACGTTCGTGCACCCCTGCCCCTTCGCGGTCTGCTCACACTGGTAACAGAACATTCCCATCGCGCTTCTCCCGTGTTGGGGCCGCCCCACCGCGGCCGGACAGTCTCTATTCAGGTATTCCGACTCCTGTTTATCGCTTACAGCCGCGGAGTCAACCCCCTCCGAGTCTTTTTCGTGCGTTTTCCTCGTGCCCGCCGATCCCCTCTGCGGTGAAGTCGCCATCTTAGCACAACCCTTTTATCAGGTATTCGGTTGACCCGCGGCGTTCGGCTGATTATTCATACTTTTTAGTACACTTTTGAAGGAGCTCGCATGCCCGACAACTCACCGCTCCTGGAAAAGCTCGAGGCCCTGAAGGCCCGGCGCAACGCCGTCGTCCTCGCCCACAACTACGAGCTCCCCGAGGTGCAGGACGCCGCGGACTTCACGGGCGACTCGCTCGAGCTCTCCTACGCGGCGCGCGACGCGTCCGCCGACGTCATCGTCTTCTGCTGGGTCCACTTCATGGCGGAGACCGCCGCGATCCTGTCCCCCGACAAGATCGTGCTCCTGCCCGACGCGAGCGCCGGCTGCCCCATGGCGGACATGGTGACGGCAGAGGACGTCGAGGGGCTTCGGGCGAAGCACCCCGCCGCCGCGATCGTCTGCTACGTCAACAGCTCGGCAGCGGTGAAGGCGGCCTGCGACGTGTGCTGCACCTCGGCGAACGCGGTCGACATCGTCGCGCGGTTCCCGAAGGATCGCGAGGTCGTCTTCGTCCCGGATAGGTACCTGGGCGATCACGTGCAGCGGAAGCTCGGTCGCGCGCTCGTCCTCTGGCCCGGCTTCTGCCCGACCCACGCGCGGCTCCTGCCGGCGCACGTCGCGGCGGCGCGGGCCGCCCACCCCGGCGCGCCGATCCTCGTGCACCCGGAGTCCCGATCCGAGGTCCGTGACCTGGCCGACGAGGTGCTGAGCACCGGCGGCATGGTCCGCTTCGCGCGCGAGACGAGCGCGGACACGGTCATCGTGGGGACGGAGATCGGGATGCTCCACCGCCTGCGGAAGGAGAACCGCCG is a genomic window of Pseudomonadota bacterium containing:
- the nadA gene encoding quinolinate synthase NadA produces the protein MPDNSPLLEKLEALKARRNAVVLAHNYELPEVQDAADFTGDSLELSYAARDASADVIVFCWVHFMAETAAILSPDKIVLLPDASAGCPMADMVTAEDVEGLRAKHPAAAIVCYVNSSAAVKAACDVCCTSANAVDIVARFPKDREVVFVPDRYLGDHVQRKLGRALVLWPGFCPTHARLLPAHVAAARAAHPGAPILVHPESRSEVRDLADEVLSTGGMVRFARETSADTVIVGTEIGMLHRLRKENRRARFVPLFDGAVCENMKKIDLLKMIRSLEEMSPRVEVPPDVAGRARAAVERMLAPADGGPGR